The DNA segment AACTAGGGTCTTGGTTGGCACCCACAACCCCAAACCCTCCACAGAGGTAACCCCATTATCAGTTTGGTGTAGCATAGTTACATGCAGCATAATTACATAGTTAAGCTAGtgtattagttttttattgctgcataacaaattaccataaatttagtAGCAGCCCTAAACAACACCAATTAATTATGTCACATTTTCTATGAGTCAGAAGTCCAGACACAGTTTAGCTGGGTCTCAGCTCAGGGTCTCACCAAGTTGAACTTAAGGTATTTGTGGGGGCTGTTGTCCTCATCTGAAGCTCTGTGTTTTTTTCCAAGCTCagtggttgttggcaggattcagttccttaCAGTTGCAGGACTAAGGTCCCTGCCGTCTTGCTGGCTGTCAACCAGGAgactttttcagcttctagagccTACCTGCCATTCTCTGCCACAAGGAGTTTACTCCTTCAAATCCAACAGGAGAGAACTTCTTTGGCTTCAAATCTTTCCAGTTTCTGTCACTGCCCTCTAGACCCAGATTGGAAGAGTTCGAGTTATtgggtcaggcccacccagggtCAATCTCCTTTTTGATGAACTCACAGTGAACTGATTAGGAACCTTAATTACATTTTTGCTATATAACATAACCTCATTGAAGGAATGATACCCTACCATATTCATAAGATCTGCTCTTATAAAAGTTATAGGGCACGTACACGATGGGATAGAAATCTTTGGATCCATCTTAGAATTTGGCCTCCCAGAACTGGCCGTAAAAACTGTCTAAATAAGCAATAAAAGTCATTGAGAAGGCCTTTTATAACCAATACAAATTGTTGGAAAATGTGAGACGCTCATGGTTGGCCATTAGTAATAATCTTGGTTCCGTGGCAGAAACATCtttcaatggggcacctgggtggctcagctagttaagcgttcaactcgattttagctcaggtcatgatatcactgttgtgagattgagccccacatcaggctccacattgtaagtgcagaacctgcttgggattctctctctacctctctctctgcctctcccctgttctctctttttctctcttaaaaataaataaatgggcacctgggtggctcagtcagttaagtgtccagctcttggttttggctcaggtcatgatctcatggttcatgagttcgagccctgcatgaggctctttgctgtcagcacagagcccgcttcagatcctctgtcccccttcctctctgcccctcccctgcttgggctgtCTTTCAACTTGCCATATATCTTTTGTTTAGGCCTTCAGAGCAAACTTTGCCCAACATCTATCAATCTGCCTTTCCCTTCTGACTTCCTTAGGTCAAGGGTTGGCTTCTCTCCCCATCCATGACTGTAAAGTTTAAAGCGCCATTAAATTggcctccttctctgcttcttgTGTAGACTTGGGCACACtgaagcagaaataatattttgtggATTGAGTAACCAGGTGATCACCCCTATTCAGTAGGTCTAACCTCTGGGCCCCAAGTCTTCAGGGGCGGAGCTTAGTGTGTAGAGCTGTAGGTCACCATTAGGAGGAGCTCTCCCCAGGCCCCGGTTCCGCTTCCTTTGTGTCTCCGGACCGCTCTCTCTCGAAGTCATCTCTATGGTTTCCGTTGTAGTTTATCCGGAATAGGCGGAGCTTCCGGTTCCGGTGGGGCAGTCTGTAGCGAAGGAGATGGCGGCGACGGCAGCGGAGGCCGTGGCCTCGGGCTCTGGAGAACCCCGGGAAGAAGCTGAAGCCCCCGGCCCAGCCTGGGATGAGTCCCAACTGCGCAATTATAGCTTCCCGACCCGGCCCATCCCGCGTCTGAGTCAGAGCGACCCCCGGGCGGAGGAACTTATCGAGAATGAGGTAGGGGGCGGGGCCCCGCccgaagggggagggggaggggaccagGTTGAGAAGAGAGGTCAAAGGTGAATGGTGATGGATGTGGGGGACTGGCTGGGCTGTCGCCTAGGACCTAGGGGAAGATGGAGAGGGAGGCGAGGAGACATGGGCCTTAAGGGGTTCGCGCTTGTTCAcagtagaaattattttgaagtgGGAAAGTTTTGGAGTCATGAGACAACAATGCACCAAATCCTTGGGatgacttcatttgtttttttcacttggtTTTTCCACTTAGGAGCCTGTGGTGCTGACAGACACAAATCTTGTGTACCCTGCTCTGAAATGGGACCTTGAATATCTGCAGGAGAACATTGGCAACGGAGACTTCTCTGTGTACAGTGCCAGCACCCACAAGTTTTTGTACTACGATGAGAAGAAGATGGCTAATTTCCAGAACTTTAAACCCAAGTCCAACAGGGAGGAAATGAAATTTCATGAGTTTGTTGAGAAACTGCAGGATATACAGCagcaaggaggggaagagaggtaAGTTCCCAGATCATGATTTCCCACTGAATCTGGGgcatccattttcctttcttgtagctGCTTGAGCATATAGAGGAGTTGGACGAGTTCTCTAGCTTGAGAGATGAGAGAATTTATTAGATTTGAATTGGAACTCTGAAGTTCTTCGTCGTCTTTACAAAGTGGGAGAGTTGCCTGGAAGGGTCAGATAGGTGAACAAAGCGAGTGAAATTGTTTAGATGAAAACTAAAGTTTTCAAAGCGAGTGAAATTGTTTAGATGAAAACTAAAGTTTTCATTTCAACTAAAGTTGAATGCATATGCCCTGTTCATAGTGAGAAGTCATTACTTGACTCTTGTTTCTATTTGGGAGTGCAGTTTCAGGGTTTGCCAGAAACtctcatttttcaagaaaagccagaaatcaagatttttatttaaatgtttggtttttttttttttacttttaaatgtggGCAACTAATtcacatttttggtttttgtatatgtttttatgttaaattttttttattaagtttatttttggagagagagaaagagcgtgtgtGCACTCATGctagggatgggcagagagagagtgagagaatcccaagcaggctccgtgctgtcagtgcagagcccagctcggggctcaaatgcaggaaccgtgagataatgacctgagccaaaaccaagagtctggtgcttataactgactgagccacctaggtgcccctaattcaaattattaaaaatgctgcaggtccgggggggggggggttgggacaAGCAAAAACAACTCAATTGGATTTAGCCCTGAGATTGCCAGTTTGTATTCTGTGTCGTAAAATATTGGGCTGGCTGGGGACTGTTGAAACTGGAACGTTTTATAGATTTTCATGATTCTGGGGTGAAGGATACCAGGATCCACTAGATTAGGGAAGATCAGATTCAATGGGGGAGGGGTTGATACAGATTTTCATATTGTACCAGAGATAGCAAACACAAGACACACACAGAAGTGACACTTTCTCCTCTTATTCTAATATACGAAGACAGTCTCTGAGGTAGGTCCCAGACAGAATTCAGTTCCATGCTATAACattgtttctaggaattgtcACTGAGTATGTCATGGTGAATGATCATCTCTGTCGCACACTTGGTATCCAGCTCTGGGTTTCTCTTTAGTCTCCTGCCTCAATTCTTTTCCTGACTCTTTGTTAGCAGCATATGGCTGAGTGAATGgattcaaaatgtcttttttttttttttttttttttttggcttcctgATACTTTGCAGTTATCTTAATGATAGAACTTTAACCAAAAAGAGTTTCCAAGATCTCAACCATGATTGATCTGTTCTTTATGTCTTACAAAGGCTGCTGTAGCTGAATCATCTTGTACATTAGTTTCTTCAGATTTAACATagcgtgtacgtgtgtgtgcatacatcCACACATACCCCAACGTTTGGAGAGAGGGCGTTTAAGTGGTGCTGGAGTGTAATTCCACTAAATGAACATTTGTACTGGAAGGAGCTTGAAATtagacacatgtgcacacatgctggggagggacagagagagagtgagaatcccaagcaggctccgtgctctcagtgcagagcccagcgcggggctcatacgcaggaaccgtgagatcgtgacctgagccgaaaccaagagtcaggtgcttataaccgactgagccacctaggtgcccctaattcaaaattttaaaattagacaCTTTAAGTTTCTTACTTCCCTTAGGGGGAGCAGTTTGCCTAAGTATAAGCTATGAGTGTAGTCTGTACTTTATGGGTGATTCaaggaaaatttctttctttgtgcaAGTTCTGCCATACCAGCTGACTTTATCACCAATCAACTCCATTGTGTAATTGTACGGGTCGTTAAGGTTCTAGGAATTCTGAGATTCCTCTTTGAGCTCTTTTGACCAATTACTGTTCAGCTATAATAGGAATTGCTTGGATTCACATTTGGTGAGTGTTCTGCCTCTTTCAAAGTTACTTGgcaaaatttttatatgaatatatattttataatctctGGAGAGAGTCTGAAGGTTACATTCGAGTCTTGAGGGTTCCTTGTCCCCCAAAAGATCGCTAGTGTTTACAACTTGTCAAGATTTCTAGTTAATATTGTCTTAAACATTCTGGTTCTAGGCACTGAGAAacctttgagcttttttttttttttaagttcatttatttattttgagagacagagacggggcggggtggggggcgcagtgagagaggaggagtgagaatcctaagcagcacagagcccgacatgtagctcatgtcctgagccaaaaccgagttggatgcttaatccactgagccacccaggcacccaatatgCCTTTTGAAGTAATGGTCTCAGGACTAGGATGGGGCTTTTGCATTTTGTCTTCATGTTTGCccctttattaatatttcttgtgGGGCTTGATCAAGTGTGTCTGGGTTTTCGTATCCCTTAAGTAACTTCTGATCTTCTACGGTGTATTAGGAGCCCTGGGTCTGCAGAAAACCTGATGAGGCCTTCAGCTGTAGAAGGCTACTACAGagaggtggctcagttagttaagataAACTAGGGTTCAAGCCAGAGTCAATGACTTGAAACAGCAAAGGTTTATTTAGCTTTATAACAACAATAGTCATGCTGCATTTCTATCCACACTTCATGTCGAGGTTCTGCTCTTacgtcttttttttcattttgggacCCAGATTGCCCCAGCAGCTACTATCTGAAACCTTGTAGTTGtttagcagagagaaagggatgtgGTGGTAGTGTATGCTCGTTCTTCAGATTACAGTTTGGAAGCAACACAAGTCATTTTTGCGGACATTTAGTTGGTCAGAGTAAGTTAAATAAGCAAGCTTGGCTTCAAGAGGGGTACAGAAGAATTAACTCTCCCACAGGGAGGGAACTAGCTCTTGGTGAACAGTAATACGATTTACCATAATGGCCATCGAGGGCCAAAGAGGATGTCTCAGGCCCAGAGAGTCTGTGGAACAAGGCTGATTAATCATTCTAGACTCTATGAGTAGGCCTTGAGGAATCTATGcaattctgtgtgtatgtgcatttttATGGAAACCTTCCTTAGATTCTTAGATTTATGCTGTGACCCACCAAGGGTTAAGAATCACTTCTtaagggctcctggctggctcagttggtagagtacgCAActcttgtgaattcaagcctcacattgggcatagagcttatttaaaaaaaaagaatcacttctTTGAAATGTAAGTTTGGTGTTGAACAGAGCTCAGAAAAGGATAGGCAAGGATTCAGTTTTCAGAGAATCTGTCTTGGTTAAGATTTGCATGACTGCAGCTGTTCTGTGGGAGGTGCAGGTGTGGATTTGGATTTCCAGGTGTGGAGAGGCCATGCCAAGGGACTGTGTACGTGCACTAATGGGATCTTCTTCTTGGGGAACATAGGTTGTATCTGCAGCAAACGCTCAATGACACCGTGGGCAGGAAGATTGTCATGGACTTCTTGGGTTTTAACTGGAACTGGATTAATAAACAACAGGGAAAGCGTGGTTGGGGACAGCTGACATCCAACCTGCTGCTCATTGGCATGGAAGGTAAGAAATCTTTCAGAAAGCAGCATAGCTTAGAGTCATACAAACCTGATTTCAAGGCCTGTCTTCACCAGTCATTTGCTTTATGACTTTGAACGAGTCACTTAACTTTCTTAAACTTCAGccttcttatctgtaaaaggaacatgataatattttatgaataactCTAAAGATTCAATGAGATGATGTATGTTAAGCAAGTAAGCTTGTTTCATgcactggaaaaagaaaatgagttcttttcccttcctcagtTGCTTCATGAGTGTGTACATTCAGATATTAGGGATCTTCCTGAAAAGGTTGCTGTTCTCTATTTGATCTGTCTATATTCAGAAGATTTTTATCCCAGTAGAAGAGGCAAgcttattttttcaatataaattgAACCTTATCTTTtgaatgttaatatatttatggAATTAAATTCAAAAGGCATAAACAGGTGTGTAATGATAAATTTCTATTCCACTCCTGTTTCTCAGCCTCTTGTGTCGCTCCCTGGAGACATCTGCATGTTATTAGTTGCTTGTGTATCCTGCTAGTGGATTTTATGCATACACAAGCAAATATGTGAATacgttcttttattttcttactcatttGAATAAAAGGAGAAGCCTTTGAACTCTAGTCAGAAGATGGAGAGCTGCTTACTGGCTGGGGTCGTTgtctcattcttatttttatttctggcaCTAGCTGAAGGCCACGCCCATAGTAGGTATTTAGTAAATGGTGAATAATTTGTATTGAACAAGGAAGTAATTATTTGTTGTCCTTCACCACTGGGCTCTGAAGTCTCTTCTCCTCCTTTGATTGTCCTTTCTTCAGTTTTGGATTCTTTGCTGCCAGTGTTAATAAAGATTTCTAGCATTGCAGCTTATGGATTGTATCCTTAACCTGCCCCTTTGAAAGCAACTCTTGACTGACCTGGCAGGAGCCAGTTGTAGTTTACTTAACTAGGAGTTTTGCTGCTGCCTTCTTGTCCTTTGGTAGAGTGCACAGAAGCGGATCCCTCAGGTAGAGATGAGAGAGCAAATCTTTGACGATGCACATGAACTCTCAGCATGTCAGAGGGCGACTGTCTTGGCCCACCCAGGCTGACCTGGGGAGTGTTTTCTAACCTTCATGCTCTGCAGAGGGCCCCTCAGCTCCCAAGGATTGTGCAAAGAATAAACAACAGATGAGGTCCCAGTTACAAAAGAGTAGATGGAGCGTATATACACTAAGGCAGAAGTAATTCAaggtggcattttattttattttattattttttatttttattttttgagagagagagagagagcgcacacgcacaagtgagggaggaacagagagagagggagacacagaatctgaaacaggctccaggctctgagctgtcagtgcagagcccgatgtggggctcaaacccaaaaaatgtgagatagtgacctgagctgaagttggacactcaaccaactgagccacccagtgccaaAAGttggcatttaaaattattagccttaggggtgcctgggtggctcagtcggttgagcgtccgactttggctcaggtcatgatctcacagtttgtgggtttgaaccccgcagcaggctctgtgctgactgcttgctcagagcctggagcctgtttcagattctgtgtctcctctctgtgtccctcccctgctcacactttgtctcactctgtttctccaaagtaagtataaaaaaataaataaataaaataaaataaagttattagctttataa comes from the Panthera uncia isolate 11264 chromosome D2, Puncia_PCG_1.0, whole genome shotgun sequence genome and includes:
- the HIF1AN gene encoding hypoxia-inducible factor 1-alpha inhibitor isoform X2 — protein: MAATAAEAVASGSGEPREEAEAPGPAWDESQLRNYSFPTRPIPRLSQSDPRAEELIENEEPVVLTDTNLVYPALKWDLEYLQENIGNGDFSVYSASTHKFLYYDEKKMANFQNFKPKSNREEMKFHEFVEKLQDIQQQGGEERLYLQQTLNDTVGRKIVMDFLGFNWNWINKQQGKRGWGQLTSNLLLIGMEGNVTPAHYDEQQNFFAQIKGYKRCILFPPDQFECLYPYPVHHPCDRQSQVDFDNPDYERFPNFQNVVGYETVVGPGDVLYIPMYWKVGISRCERTEHGGNDNPPCL
- the HIF1AN gene encoding hypoxia-inducible factor 1-alpha inhibitor isoform X3, which gives rise to MAATAAEAVASGSGEPREEAEAPGPAWDESQLRNYSFPTRPIPRLSQSDPRAEELIENEEPVVLTDTNLVYPALKWDLEYLQENIGNGDFSVYSASTHKFLYYDEKKMANFQNFKPKSNREEMKFHEFVEKLQDIQQQGGEERLYLQQTLNDTVGRKIVMDFLGFNWNWINKQQGKRGWGQLTSNLLLIGMEGNVTPAHYDEQQNFFAQIKGYKRCILFPPDQFECLYPYPVHHPCDRQSQVGEPNSGKMKSSSREMKTWAYTKTCTTMVGAVFFIMAQKWKEPKCPSTGEYVNKM
- the HIF1AN gene encoding hypoxia-inducible factor 1-alpha inhibitor isoform X1, translating into MAATAAEAVASGSGEPREEAEAPGPAWDESQLRNYSFPTRPIPRLSQSDPRAEELIENEEPVVLTDTNLVYPALKWDLEYLQENIGNGDFSVYSASTHKFLYYDEKKMANFQNFKPKSNREEMKFHEFVEKLQDIQQQGGEERLYLQQTLNDTVGRKIVMDFLGFNWNWINKQQGKRGWGQLTSNLLLIGMEGNVTPAHYDEQQNFFAQIKGYKRCILFPPDQFECLYPYPVHHPCDRQSQVDFDNPDYERFPNFQNVVGYETVVGPGDVLYIPMYWWHHIESLLNGGITITVNFWYKGAPTPKRIEYPLKAHQKVAIMRNIEKMLGEALGNPQEVGPLLNTMIKGRYN
- the HIF1AN gene encoding hypoxia-inducible factor 1-alpha inhibitor isoform X4, coding for MAATAAEAVASGSGEPREEAEAPGPAWDESQLRNYSFPTRPIPRLSQSDPRAEELIENEEPVVLTDTNLVYPALKWDLEYLQENIGNGDFSVYSASTHKFLYYDEKKMANFQNFKPKSNREEMKFHEFVEKLQDIQQQGGEERLYLQQTLNDTVGRKIVMDFLGFNWNWINKQQGKRGWGQLTSNLLLIGMEGNVTPAHYDEQQNFFAQIKGYKRCILFPPDQFECLYPYPVHHPCDRQSQVDFDNPDYERFPNFQNVVGYETVVGPGDVLYIPMYWWESQTLGR